The proteins below are encoded in one region of Coffea arabica cultivar ET-39 chromosome 4c, Coffea Arabica ET-39 HiFi, whole genome shotgun sequence:
- the LOC113739299 gene encoding (-)-germacrene D synthase-like isoform X1 has translation MELEGHESNDSISIQNDFLGDVHRPLANFHPDIWGNQFLLYSPDFDKARWASMKGQVEQLKEKVRTMLQETASNPLEQLQFIDAIQRLGIEYQFEEEISQALQKLHEKHQSWEDNDHFYTAALYFRILRQEGFRVSADIFKKFLDAEGKFGEGLVNDVQGMLALYEAAHLMLQSDDILDHALAFTSNHLQSLPCKLSDPLAELVNHALMQPYWRGIPRLEARNYLSIYEKGPLHNTSLLKLAKLDFNMLQSLHKEELQEISLWWKELDFGRKLPFARDRMVEGYFWIIGVYFEPQYALARKIMSKVIAIASIIDDIYDAYGTYNELEIFTEAIERWNVDCMKQLPDYMKICYQALLDVFEEIEEEMANQGRSYRTYYAKEALKLLACCYFAEAKWLHQGYIPTVEEYMQIAVPSCGYITLAMISFVGMGDVTKAAFEWAMNDPDIIRASSIVCRLRADIVGHKFERERKHIASAVECYMKQHGMTEQQACEELYKQIEDAWKLMNQQLLKPTPTAGSAAPEFVPSKAVLFRVLNLTRFAEVTHMHNDDYTHVGGAMQSYIKSLFIEPVSM, from the exons ATGGAACTTGAAGGTCATGAATCAAATGATTCCATTTCCATCCAAAATGATTTCCTGGGTGATGTTCATCGTCCTTTGGCAAATTTTCATCCCGATATTTGGGGAAACCAATTCCTTCTCTACTCCCCTGATTTCGACAAG GCAAGATGGGCTTCTATGAAGGGGCAGGTTGAACAGCTGAAGGAAAAAGTCAGGACAATGCTTCAGGAAACTGCAAGTAATCCATTGGAACAGCTGCAATTTATTGATGCGATTCAACGACTTGGCATAGAATATCAATTTGAAGAGGAGATCAGTCAAGCTTTACAAAAGTTGCATGAGAAACATCAGAGTTGGGAGGACAATGACCACTTTTATACTGCTGCTCTCTATTTTCGAATTCTGCGACAAGAAGGGTTCAGAGTTTCAGCAG ACATATTCAAGAAATTCCTGGATGCTGAAGGTAAATTTGGAGAAGGTTTGGTCAATGATGTGCAGGGCATGCTTGCACTTTATGAAGCAGCACATCTTATGTTGCAGAGCGATGACATTTTAGATCATGCCCTGGCTTTTACAAGTAATCATCTTCAGTCTTTACCATGCAAGTTAAGCGATCCACTTGCTGAGCTAGTAAATCACGCACTAATGCAGCCTTACTGGAGGGGTATACCAAGATTGGAGGCTAGGAATTACCTGTCCATATATGAAAAAGGTCCTTTACACAATACAAGTTTACTAAAGCTGGCTAAGTTGGATTTTAACATGCTACAATCTCTGCACAAGGAGGAGCTACAGGAAATTTCCTT GTGGTGGAAAGAACTAGACTTTGGAAGAAAGCTTCCATTTGCGAGAGATCGAATGGTTGAGGGCTATTTTTGGATTATAGGAGTATATTTTGAGCCTCAATATGCTCTTGCCAGAAAGATTATGTCAAAAGTTATTGCTATTGCATCCATAATAGATGATATTTATGATGCTTATGGGACTTATAACGAACTTGAAATCTTCACAGAAGCAATTGAAAG ATGGAATGTTGACTGCATGAAACAGCTCCCAGATTACATGAAGATTTGTTACCAAGCACTCTTAGATGTGTTTGAAGAAATTGAGGAAGAGATGGCCAACCAAGGAAGATCGTATCGAACATATTATGCCAAGGAAGCA CTGAAGTTGTTGGCTTGTTGCTATTTTGCTGAGGCTAAGTGGCTGCACCAAGGGTACATACCAACTGTAGAGGAGTATATGCAAATTGCAGTGCCAAGCTGCGGGTACATCACTCTTGCAATGATATCTTTCGTAGGCATGGGGGATGTGACAAAGGCAGCCTTCGAGTGGGCAATGAATGACCCTGATATCataagagcttcatcaatcgtTTGCAGGCTTAGGGCTGACATTGTGGGGCACAAG TTTGAACGAGAAAGGAAGCACATTGCTTCAGCAGTGGAATGCTACATGAAGCAACACGGCATGACGGAGCAGCAAGCGTGCGAGGAACTTTACAAACAAATTGAGGATGCATGGAAGCTCATGAACCAACAACTCCTTAAACCTACTCCGACTGCTGGTTCCGCTGCACCTGAATTTGTACCCTCTAAGGCTGTGCTCTTTCGAGTTCTGAACTTGACACGTTTTGCGGAGgttactcatatgcacaatgaCGATTATACACACGTGGGGGGAGCCATGCAAAGTTATATTAAGTCACTGTTCATTGAACCCGTTTCCATGTAA
- the LOC113739299 gene encoding (-)-germacrene D synthase-like isoform X2 encodes MELEGHESNDSISIQNDFLGDVHRPLANFHPDIWGNQFLLYSPDFDKARWASMKGQVEQLKEKVRTMLQETASNPLEQLQFIDAIQRLGIEYQFEEEISQALQKLHEKHQSWEDNDHFYTAALYFRILRQEGFRVSADIFKKFLDAEGKFGEGLVNDVQGMLALYEAAHLMLQSDDILDHALAFTSNHLQSLPCKLSDPLAELVNHALMQPYWRGIPRLEARNYLSIYEKGPLHNTSLLKLAKLDFNMLQSLHKEELQEISLWNVDCMKQLPDYMKICYQALLDVFEEIEEEMANQGRSYRTYYAKEALKLLACCYFAEAKWLHQGYIPTVEEYMQIAVPSCGYITLAMISFVGMGDVTKAAFEWAMNDPDIIRASSIVCRLRADIVGHKFERERKHIASAVECYMKQHGMTEQQACEELYKQIEDAWKLMNQQLLKPTPTAGSAAPEFVPSKAVLFRVLNLTRFAEVTHMHNDDYTHVGGAMQSYIKSLFIEPVSM; translated from the exons ATGGAACTTGAAGGTCATGAATCAAATGATTCCATTTCCATCCAAAATGATTTCCTGGGTGATGTTCATCGTCCTTTGGCAAATTTTCATCCCGATATTTGGGGAAACCAATTCCTTCTCTACTCCCCTGATTTCGACAAG GCAAGATGGGCTTCTATGAAGGGGCAGGTTGAACAGCTGAAGGAAAAAGTCAGGACAATGCTTCAGGAAACTGCAAGTAATCCATTGGAACAGCTGCAATTTATTGATGCGATTCAACGACTTGGCATAGAATATCAATTTGAAGAGGAGATCAGTCAAGCTTTACAAAAGTTGCATGAGAAACATCAGAGTTGGGAGGACAATGACCACTTTTATACTGCTGCTCTCTATTTTCGAATTCTGCGACAAGAAGGGTTCAGAGTTTCAGCAG ACATATTCAAGAAATTCCTGGATGCTGAAGGTAAATTTGGAGAAGGTTTGGTCAATGATGTGCAGGGCATGCTTGCACTTTATGAAGCAGCACATCTTATGTTGCAGAGCGATGACATTTTAGATCATGCCCTGGCTTTTACAAGTAATCATCTTCAGTCTTTACCATGCAAGTTAAGCGATCCACTTGCTGAGCTAGTAAATCACGCACTAATGCAGCCTTACTGGAGGGGTATACCAAGATTGGAGGCTAGGAATTACCTGTCCATATATGAAAAAGGTCCTTTACACAATACAAGTTTACTAAAGCTGGCTAAGTTGGATTTTAACATGCTACAATCTCTGCACAAGGAGGAGCTACAGGAAATTTCCTT ATGGAATGTTGACTGCATGAAACAGCTCCCAGATTACATGAAGATTTGTTACCAAGCACTCTTAGATGTGTTTGAAGAAATTGAGGAAGAGATGGCCAACCAAGGAAGATCGTATCGAACATATTATGCCAAGGAAGCA CTGAAGTTGTTGGCTTGTTGCTATTTTGCTGAGGCTAAGTGGCTGCACCAAGGGTACATACCAACTGTAGAGGAGTATATGCAAATTGCAGTGCCAAGCTGCGGGTACATCACTCTTGCAATGATATCTTTCGTAGGCATGGGGGATGTGACAAAGGCAGCCTTCGAGTGGGCAATGAATGACCCTGATATCataagagcttcatcaatcgtTTGCAGGCTTAGGGCTGACATTGTGGGGCACAAG TTTGAACGAGAAAGGAAGCACATTGCTTCAGCAGTGGAATGCTACATGAAGCAACACGGCATGACGGAGCAGCAAGCGTGCGAGGAACTTTACAAACAAATTGAGGATGCATGGAAGCTCATGAACCAACAACTCCTTAAACCTACTCCGACTGCTGGTTCCGCTGCACCTGAATTTGTACCCTCTAAGGCTGTGCTCTTTCGAGTTCTGAACTTGACACGTTTTGCGGAGgttactcatatgcacaatgaCGATTATACACACGTGGGGGGAGCCATGCAAAGTTATATTAAGTCACTGTTCATTGAACCCGTTTCCATGTAA